The genomic segment ACACTATGATGATGAAGCCACCTGATTGCCCAAGGAGTAGCAGAATGTATTTCTTTAATGCCTCCATTCACCATACAAATCTGGCATTATGTTAGTAATGCCACATAGTCTGTTCTTGATGGCTACAATCCCTTGGATTCTAACCAGAGCTGCTGGTGGgatcacacacagtctctctagGTCAGGGCTCAGCTAGACTCAACTTCTGTGCCTCTTTGGTAGCAGTGATTCTGTCTGTCTGCTATTCTGCTTTCTTACAGGCCTCTCAGACCATAAATCTGTGTGTGTCACAACCTCCCTAAGTGTGCAGTGAATAAATAGCCTGCAAGCTAAGGAATCAGGAGTCTTTCAGCAGTGCAATCCCTCAGCATGTCTCCCAAATGTTCCTTCTTTGCTATCCTGAGCTGTTCCTTCTGAAGAATTCACGGTTCTCTGGGGAGAGATCGATTTCTAACTTACAGCTCAGGACCTGATTCCCTGCCAGACCGTGTGTGGGATTCACTCATGGAGCAGTCCATGCATGTAATGCGAGGTAAAACCAGTGCTGGATCAGTATGTTCTGGCTGACATGGATCCTTCTTTCCATTTGTAGGTTCTAATGTCTTTTATTGGTGTTGAAACATCTTTTTTGTTCATCCAGTAAAAGCTGCCACAAGCCACGaagattccagttttctccaTAACCTCTTCGGCTCCTAAAACTCTTATATATGTGGGCCGTCCACGAGCAACACAACTTTTAAGAAGCCACAATCTACGCGCGTCCATACCTGTGCGTGCATCAAGAAAGGGATTGAGcgttccggggcagggccaagacaCAAGACCGGTGCATCCTATTATAGGGGGGCGGTGAAGAGCggccatgtggggccacgagcagagcctatcccgcttgcagctgagaggagtagagactcggcggtgcccatcctgctcacagcccagAGAAGGAcagaatctgctgcctgagagcGGCTCCCGTCCTGCTCACAGCCCAGACAAGGACAGAATCGGCTGCCTGAGAGCAGTGCCCGTCCTGCTCACAGCCCAGAGAAGGACAGAATCGGCTGCCTGAGAGCAGTGCCCGTCCTGCTCACAGCCTAGAGAAGGACAGAATCGGCTGCCTGAGAGCGGTGCCCGTCCTGCTCACAGCCCAGAGAAGGAcagaatctgctgcctgagagcGGCGCCCGTCCTGCTCACAGCCCAGAGAAGGAcagaatctgctgcctgagagcGGTGCCCGTCCTGCTCACAGCCCAGAGAAGGACAGAATCGGCTGCCTGAGAGCGGTGCCCGTCCTGCTCACAGCCCAGAGAAGGACAGAATCGGCTGCCTGAGAGCGGCTCCCGTCCTGCTCACAGCCCAGAGAAGGACAGAATCGGCTGCCTGAGAGCGGCTCCCGTCCTGCTCACAGCCCAGAGAAGGACAGAATCGGCTGCCTGAGAGCGGCGCCCGTCCTCACAGCCCAGAGAAGGAcagaatctgctgcctgagagcGGCTCCCGTCCTGCTCACAGCCCAGAGAAGGAcagaatctgctgcctgagagcGGTGCCCGTCCTGCTCACAGCCCAGAGAAGGACAGAATCGGCTGCCTGAGAGCGGCTCCCGTCCTGCTCACAGCCCAGAGGACAGAATCGGCTGCCTGAGAGCGGTGCCCTTCCTGCTCACAGCCCAGAGAAGGACAGAATTGGCTGCCTGAGAGCGGctcccatcctgctcacagcccagAGAAGGAcagaatctgctgcctgagagcGGTGCCCGTCCTGCTCACAGCCCAGAGAAGGAcagaatctgctgcctgagagcGGCTCCCGTCCCGCTCACAGCCCAGAGAAGGACAGAATCGGCTGCCTGAGAGCGGCTCCCGTCCTGCTCACAGCCCAGAGAAGGACAGAATCGGCTGCCTGAGAGCGGCTCCTGTCCCGCTCACAGCCCAGAGAAGGAcagaatctgctgcctgagagcGGCTCCCAGCCTGCTCACAGCCCAGAGAAGGACAGAATCGGCTGCCTGAGAGCGGTGCCCGTCCTGCTCACAGCCCAGAGAAGGAcagaatctgctgcctgagagcGGCTCCCGTCCTGCTCACAGCCCAGAGAAGGACAGAATCGGCTGCCTGAGAGCGGCTCCCGTCCTGCTCACAGCCCAGAGAAGGAcagaatctgctgcctgagagcGGCGCCCGTCCTGCTCACAGCCCAGAGAAGGACAGAATCGGCTGCCTGAGAGCGGCGCCCGTCCTGCTCACAGCCCAGAGAAGGACAGAATCGGCTGCCTGAGAGcggtgcccatcctgctcgcggctgAGAAGACACTCGGTGGGCCACAAGCGGCGTCTCAGGGAAAGAAGTCAGGACCGAGAccgtgggggaagggaagggaggaggcaggCACAAGGCAGAAAGTTCACCTacggtgcctaatacccttgcaaccGGCCCTGCCAAGACTTACAAGCGTAACTCCAAATTTTGCAAAAGCTGATCATGGCTCGCGTCGGCGtgttatccgcgtaactttactgccgCTCCTAATAAGGAGCATCAGGGTTCAGGCTCAAGTGGGGGGTTTACAGGTTgaagacaaactggtggactaattggaaaaacttttttctcttgcataagcatgttttaaaatccttctGCACATGCGCATAAAAGCTGCTAAAGCCAGCTCTTTAGATTACATGCAGCAAGGGGATTTTAAGTGATATGCGCATACATGcctgcatgatataaaattgcagcctATCTCAGCTCGCATGCCAAATGCGCATTTATGGACGCATGCGCGTTACTTTTAAAATGAGCCAACAAGCCTTGTTTTGAAAGCAAGCTGGCTCCACCTGCAAGCTGCAGCACTCTTACAGCAGTAAGATGTCATATGAGCATCCAAAACAGAGCCAGACTGGCTCAGGTTGCAGCAGGATTGATTGGAGAGGAGGGAACGTCGTGTCAGCCACTTCCAAACATTTGCATGTTTCTCAGAACTAGGAAAACACTTTCACTTCCAACCATGGAGGGAAGCATAATTCATCAGATATATTTGTAAGTACAAACCTCTAAGGACTGTAGTGAATACTCttattttaaaagatatctgcAGATCCATTTTAAATCTGGCCAATCGCCACCATTCTGAAGCCACGCCCCTTCTTCAGCACCGTGACCTATAAggtcagggagggagggagggaggtgcagGGGAGGCGCCAAAGGGAAAAAATGTGGTTAGACCCACCCCTTAGTGGACCTGATCAGGAAAAGGAACATTTGGAAaactaaaactgaaataaaatacaGAGGAAAATATGCAAAAAACTGTCAGGGAATGAATAAATGCAGCTGTAGGattattttcaaagttatttctttaggtaaatagtgatttacatGACCTCCCTCACGCATGCACTTTTAGACACTTTTGGGGGGAAGGCATTTCCTGGGAAACCGGAAAATCACCAGCACAGATAGTGCTTTCAAGTCTGTGCGTGTTACTTTCTTGAAATAAACTACCCACACATCGAGCAGGTTCAaggtttcaaagggaaagaacacAAGGACTGGGTGCAAAGTGCTCCCTTTAATACCTCTCCTGGCTTTACATCTATCAGGCCCTGCTGCTTTAAAATTCCTATCCCTGATGGAAGCAATGGTTTCATCTCAAGATTTAAAAGTAAAATGTCTTCTTTTCACAAGATTCAGAAGGGATTGGTTCAATCAGAGATAATTTATACTAAAAAATTAGAGAATATTCAGAGCTGAAGTCTAAATTTGAGGGTACTTAATTTTCCTATTCTTAAATGATTTCCCCACTTGAGTTCTTTGAGTTATGTCTCAAATGTTTTTAAGATCTCATCGAATGCTATGCCTCGTATATAAAGAGCTTGTTATTTACCCCAAAATGAGGCAGTACCCTTGGGAAATATACCTCAAGATCAAcaacctattagggatgtgcagaagggacggattcatccgattcggtatttgtattcgtcaggacccaaatacgttgcattcgttttcatagggggaaacccgattcgACCATTAGTTGAGTGGAGCACCTCCACTGTGGTGCCAGTTCCCAGATCCATCACAGTCATGGGTTGAGCAAGGCGAAAAGGTCTTTGATGCTGGAGGGGCATGGTGTAAAGCAcccaagcagagcccatccccaGGGCAGAAGTTGGTGCAGAAAGAAGGCCATATTTAATACCAAGGAAAGACTATGTCACATTGGCACAGATGCCATCTTTAATGGCGTGGAAAGTTCCCATGGCACCCATGCACTTTTTATAAGGGCACAGTTTATCACATCACTGTGTAGCACCCGTTCTAAAGTATCGTCTTTCTCAGCGTGGAGAGCATCAGAAGCGTGGCAGCATCAGAAGCTGTGGGACTTTCAGGAAAGGTACCAGTCTAGTTGGGAGATCCCAGCACAGAAGAGTCAAGAGTCCAGTTTCCTCGGAATGGAGCATCTTGGAGCAGGCCAGGATGCCATTTTTGTAGCCAAGTACTTTGGCAGTTTTGTAGCAAAGTGAAGAAGAATCCATATGTTCCCTTTGTTTGTTAACTGCCACCTTACTACCCCATTGCTCTGTACCTTTACCTGCTGTACTTTAACCTGACTGTACCTGTCCCTCCCTGTACATATACCTGACCATGATGTTGATCTTTCTACTACCCATCTAAACTATCCCTCCTGTcgaaatttgtaaaccgttgtgatggcataaCCGAATGActatatataaaactcgataaataaataaataaatacattcggtattcattttccattaaagttggaaaaacaaaaacaaaaaaaccttcccAACCgtttaaattaactacaacccaccAACCAActgaccccctccccaagacttgccaaaaatccctaatggtccagcgggggtcctggagtgatctcctgcactcgggccgtcggctgccagtattcaaaatggcagcgatagcctttgcccttactatgtcacaggggctaccggtgccattggtcggcccctatcacatggtaggagcaatggacagctggcaccatcttgtgatcctaccatatgacaggggccgaccaatggcaccgttagcccctgtgacatagtaagggcaaaggctatcgctgccattttgaatactggcagccgacggcccgagtgcaggagattgctccaggaccccctctggaccaccaggtacttttggcaagtcttgagggggtcaggagggtgggggttttattcattaatgatacgttgcattcgtgggggttcgccatatgtttcgggaacccacaaatgcaacgaatagggacatatatgttgtggattgcgcattcattcaaaacgaatgcacatccctacaacctATGAATATTACTGATCTCTTGGAACTCTCACAAGAAACAGATTGTACAAAGAGAGTTGGTGACCTTCACTTTTATGAGTGATAGGAATACTGTCCTAaggttttttttctcagaaatAGTATTCtttttcatgggaaaaaaaatttggatttatcTAGATGTTACAAGATTAACACAGGAGTGACGTAAAAAGTTTTTGTCTATTTGACCTGAGGTTCTATCACTTGGGGGCTAGTATACTTTACATTATCCATGCAAGTGTGTTGTGAATTATTTAGAGCAAATTATGTCTTTTTCGAGCCATCACAGTTACAGGTTTTTCTGGACTTGCACACCTAGGGATTGCTCATGTAGTCTTGGCATTTATTTAAACGCGTAGGTTGTGCTCACatgttctttttctatttttcattgATGTTTtactcttttttctttcttggtctCCCATATTTCCTATATTGTAGAGGAATGTTAATAATTTCTTCATATTCTTTGAGTCTGTACCTTTGTATTATTTCTATGTTCCTTTTTTGCTAGTACAAGATATTCTTGTGTTTATTGTAAATTCagcaaaaatacaattaaaaaaaaattcctatccCTATCAGTTCAAATGCAGCAAATTAGTAGATTTTAattagtagatttaaaacaaatttatgagagtattttttcagtcaatgcacaatttaaCTGTGAgggaaaaagatttaaaacacatttgaACAATTTTCAGGAGGATAGGTCCATTAGCATTTATTAGCAAGGTAGACTTGGGTCTTCCCACctcttacttctgggagtgaACAGCAGGTAACGGATCTGCCCTCTAAAACTGGTTGGCTACTTCCTAATAACCCAGACTGGCCtaatgacccagactggccactgttagaaacaggatgctggatttgatgaaGCATTGGTCTGACCTggcatggtatttcttatgttcttattataggGTCACTTACAGCTTCATGTTTGTACGGAAAGGCTGAATCAGTCCTGGTTTTCCACCCATTGTACTCACAGATTTCTACTTCCTGTTTCTTAATAAATTGGAAGACAATtctatgcatgcaaataaaaccaggactggctcactctctccctgCAAACATGGAGCTTTACAGTAACTCTACCGGGTTGTTGATTGTCCTCCTCAGGGCTGTCACAAGTGGTGGGCAAGTAGAGCGACAGCTCAGAGTGCCAAGCTGTGAATCTGTAGCCATGTAAGCCGAAAAGGGTAGGAAGGTATTGAAAGCAACCACTGCCCAGGGCGTCATTTGGTGTAGCTTCTGCCCGATCCTCCTGTAATTGCTTTGCAGTCCCTGTTCACTAGCCACCTACTATGAAGTGAACATTTATCCTGGGATAAGACTGTCTGGGAGCAAGCTTTCATTAATTTAGCAACACCTAAAGGAGAGAAAGTATTGGagtgaaagaagaaagaaagataaCTGGTGATCCCTTGGTGATAGCCACATCCTGAATATACAAAAACATCACTTCCAATTCAGGAATAGGCAGATTTGCTTGCATTGTGACATAACAGAAGTAAAAAGAAACAGTAAAAGACAGGACACCAGCAACCAAGCTGAAAGAGATAACGCATTTAACTCAGCTCTCATTCCCTCTCTTGAAACCAGAGGGTTGCAGGTGTTTTAATCCCAAGGACAGCCAGGTAAACGATAAGCTGGAGCACAATGGGATTCTTCAGCTAGCATGGGAACTCTATCAACTAGTAAATATTTCCCTTGTTTATTGTCCTGAATGGGAACCCTTTTTTCTCCCTGGGTTCTTGGACATCTTTCCTCTTACTTCATCATGCACTCAGATCAACGATGACATGTTTATAGATCTGCGTGATCCCTTTAAAACTTGAAGCAAAAACAAAGTCTTTGTTGTCCACAGCTAGGTGTGTGAAGGCCCTTGGTGCCTGGATGTTGAGCTCCTGAAATTTAATGAACTTGTCCTTTCCTCCATCATAACGGTAGACTTGGGTGAAAGAATAGTCATTGCCCAGGACAGTGTAGCGGTAGCCATTGATGTTGAGAGGCTGAAAGACCAACGAGCCACGCGATGGCATTCTCTGAACATCTCGGAACATGGAACCTTCCCATTTCATTATCTTGGAGTCACCAATGAATCTTGTAAGACAGACAAAGACCTCCTCCTTGATCTTGAAGTGCTTCACAGCATAGACATCTTCCATTTCTGGAATGTCTGTGCGGCGAACAAATTCCTTGGTTGCTTTTGTCCACTGGTATATAACAGGACGTTGGGAACTGCTGGACAGGATGAGGTGAGGTTTGTTTGCTATTTCAAGGTATTCCACATCAGTGTCACGGTACCAGGGGTGCAAGGACTGGTGGGAGTAGAAGCCATGGCCATTCCATTTGTAGATGGTAGTGAACCCTGCCTTGGAGCTGTCTGCAACAATGAAATACCATTCTCCATCTACATGAAAGGTCTCAATATCATTGGGCTTGCGGATCTTTAGGGTCTCAATGTCCTGAATTTTTATGAACTTGTTGACTAAATTGTCCCTCTTGTAAATGAAGGATCCACCAAACAGCTGTGCAATAACCATGAACAGCTGGTCCTCAATCACTATGGGTTTGCAGACCACCATGGCCGCTCCTAgtagaggagagaaagaggaaggaaacAGTAGGAGAAAAGGATGGGCAGAAAGAAGTAGAAAAAGAGAAGATATGACAATGAGAAATGAGGACAAGGAGTAGTAGAatagcaaaggtaaaaagtggtGGAGCGTGTTGAGAggagaaaagtaaaaagaaaaggaggggagaagaaagtgggaaaaataaaaagaaagtaagatgAGAAAAATGGAGAAGGTAAGAAAAGATATGATGAGAAGAAGCAAATAATAGGAAAGATGAGGAAAAGAGTTGGAGAAAAGTTGATggaagaaaaagtaaataaagataATTTAGTCGTTAAATTCCTAACTTTTGTGTCTGTTCTAAAGAGTgcatttagaggtccatattcagaggcatttagctggataactcactagTTATGAATATTTCAGCACTTATCTGGAAAaagtaggggcattccaggggtgttttggggaggagttacattagtcaaacaagttatcctgctaattCCGATATtgaaagttagctgcataacttggtCTTGGtccagctgcactattgaatatacctctaaagttatccagataaggttATCTAAcgaagtacctgattcactaagggtttttcccatagatacaaaatgagagaaaagccttaataaaccTGGTCCTAAATTTGCTGTCCATACTGTGACTGTGTTTAACgtcttacatatttattttatttatttacagatttttatatacatATTTGCATATCTATTTATCTTCCAAAGAATGGTGGAGCACAGTCTGTCCCTGATGCCTCTTTAAGGGATGTGAAGGAGAGCTAGAAGAAACATGGTTAAGAGCTTTCTGGCTAGCACAGAAAGGCCTTCTCTTACCAGTGATGTTGTCATAGCTGCGAAACACGGCTTCCACATGATCCCATTCCAGGACACTGCACTTCCCTGTGAAAGGCTGTGCGATGATCACATACTGATCCTTTAAGTATGCAAAGGCACTGATGGACAGGGACTGGTAAGGCAGGGACTGGTACAGGACTAGCTCTGAGTAAGAACACAGATAGTTATGCATTACCATTTCACACACAGAGGGGTCCATATTTTACCTAAATTTTACCTGGATACCTTAGGGGCATTTGAGGGGACATTCTAGGGTGAAGTTAAGATAGTaagaaaagttatccagctaagtctgatattcagagttaaccagaAAACATATTCAGCTAAATATGCTCATGCCATAGTGCATccctagagttagctggataaagtggTGCCaaaccactgaatatcctgacaAGGTCAGacaattatctggataactttgcaagccatccagcagctgaatattgcccctGTTACTTCTAGGAAGTAGTTACTAAACACATCTTACTGCTTAtgcctggttatgagcaagaaggaatgGATCTATCCCTtaggatcctgctaggtacttgtgacctggattggctactgttagagacaggatattgggctcgatggacctttggtctgatccagtatggcacgTTTTCTCATGTTAAACCTAATTTTGCTAAGCACCTGGAGTTTTCCCAGATAATAAGGTCATTTTCTAAGGTGCATTAAGCGTTATTGCATGGGATAATGGGCCTATCGCGGCGGAAGAATTAAAATTAGGGGAGAGGTttgagttagggaggagtttgggaggggtttagggaaatggggtggtgctactgccggtgataatgtccaAAAGATTATAGCacaggaaatagcaccaccttttagtgTGATgttatgggggtgatagtgtgcagctcGACCGCACCGCCATGATGCGGCCGGGTGCACACTagcaccctgccccttttttcgtATCCCTGCCAGCTTTACCgcaggaatgatgaatctaggcctaagtttgttttgtgtgcactatttatttatttatttataacttttatataccgacattcaaatgaatatcacatcggttcacatacaactggggagtcaaaaactaaaagaaaggaagagtaaaaaagttacaattaacagggaatcaTAAGGAACTGGATGAGAGAGCGGAATGGTCTAAGGGGCCAAGACAAAGTGTGAGCAGGAAGTATACAGGAACAAAAACATTAAGACTTTGTTGCgatagcaactatattacataatatatttacaCAACTGTACGACAGTCAAAGGCATTAGCTGTTGAAGCAGATTGAAGTGACAATGAAACATAGTTGGGGTTTACCAGGGATGGCTATAGGTAAGCTAGGTAGTGAAAGGGATAAATAGTTGTGGTTATGGAGACCGGAGTAATGGAGACTGGGAGGTcggaagagacaaggaaggggtTCAgagtaagcttgtttgaataaccaggtttttaacttttttttaaaggtgtttgggCAGTGTtccaggcgtaggtctggtggcatCGGGTTCCATAGTGTAGGACCTGCGATGGAGAAAGCCCGTTCTCGGGTGGAAGTGAGCTGGGcagccgatgcaataccgtgcgccttcggacacgggttaaataggcactaatccaccccctaatgcaataaggggattaacgcctatttaacgcgcgtccgacgcggagtgaatgagttagagctcatcacatgcaaatgcatatgagtgaggctattactcattcacttcaaatacaaaaaaaataaatgtgcatctcagacagagcaggtgttaatagctgagcgcactggaaaaaagtacagaaaaacagaaaaaactgcttttctgtacttttttaaagtaaaaaaaaaaatctctgccggccgctttgaagaccgacgctgaTATGCTCgccgtcagttttcataaccggccggctgcagtCATGAAAACAGtcaccgataaactcggcatcggttttcataagcgacagaccgccggtaaccgcggggttgcattagcaaggaggcactaagagcgcgctagtgaccctagcgcctccttgctaatttGTGTATTGCATGGTGCCCGCTTTCCATGAATAATATCCCATCGGCCCCTATGGCAGGAAAGACTCATTCTTAAGGCAGGATATGTTGAGTATGACAGTCATTTTTCAAATGTATAAGCTAGAGCCTTTGGAATGCTTGCAGCTTCCTCGTagggttacatagaaacatgaaggcagaaaaagactatatgtcCCATCTAGTcagccctcacaattcccatcactccctcagagatcccctctatttactttatttaatacaATTTATACATCACTTtcctgatttaaaataaatcgctCAAAACAGTGTACAGTAATAAAATTCAAATATAAAAccataaaacaacaaataaaatcaacatgctttcttaaattcagatactatttttgcctccactgggagtccattccatgcatccactgcctttcaccctcatcccatgacccctcgttccagATCCTCCTTTCCAGTGAAAGaagctcgcctcctgtgcatggaaacctttgagatatttaaatatctcctctatcttgcctttcctctagggtattcatgtttagatctATAAGTAAATTCTCCTGGTTTAGATCATTTTAAtagtcaccctctggactgactccaagcAGTTAACATCCTTTTGAATGTGCGGTCTCCATATGTGCACACAAAC from the Rhinatrema bivittatum chromosome 14, aRhiBiv1.1, whole genome shotgun sequence genome contains:
- the LGI4 gene encoding leucine-rich repeat LGI family member 4, which translates into the protein MSTAGSLSLRATCFLCSYFLLLLLPPCESRRPSKWKCPAGCTCTKDNALCEGTQLIPQDFPPDLMSLSFVRSGFSRILEGSFLLTPSLQLLLFTSHSFDAIGDNAFMGLSNLEYLFIENNKMKSISRNAFQGLKSLIHMSLANNNLQGLPRGLFRGLDALTNVDLRGNIFHCDCRLKWLVEWLGTTNATVEPIYCESPPEYSGRKINDLKPKDFDCIATELVLYQSLPYQSLSISAFAYLKDQYVIIAQPFTGKCSVLEWDHVEAVFRSYDNITGAAMVVCKPIVIEDQLFMVIAQLFGGSFIYKRDNLVNKFIKIQDIETLKIRKPNDIETFHVDGEWYFIVADSSKAGFTTIYKWNGHGFYSHQSLHPWYRDTDVEYLEIANKPHLILSSSSQRPVIYQWTKATKEFVRRTDIPEMEDVYAVKHFKIKEEVFVCLTRFIGDSKIMKWEGSMFRDVQRMPSRGSLVFQPLNINGYRYTVLGNDYSFTQVYRYDGGKDKFIKFQELNIQAPRAFTHLAVDNKDFVFASSFKGITQIYKHVIVDLSA